Genomic window (Vigna unguiculata cultivar IT97K-499-35 chromosome 10, ASM411807v1, whole genome shotgun sequence):
CATCGAAGTCAATTTCCATATACTCCAAATTGGGCAACACCtacataataaaagaaataaatgtgAATATTAAAACTACCACTAAAAATGATCATTTTaagaatgataataataataatgataaaaacaaaataatattttttttatctctttttggAATTAagtaatcttaaaattttatttttatttagttttcattttattatcaagtatttttaaatttacgtTTCTTTGTAATCTTTTATTCTTGACTAAACATTCTTTTTGCTTGAACTCAAACAAACACTACCTCTTCAGCTGAAAAAACacattcttcttctttctttgttgTTTCACTGGTTTCTTTGAGGAATGTTTTAAGCGTCACACGCGTGCCGATGCTCAACTCCTTCAACTTTGGACACTTTATAAGATGTTTCCCCTTGTAGAAATGCTTGATGTTTGGTAGCCATTGTAATCTCACACACACTAGTTCAGGAAACACCAATGGATCATTGTTAACACCTGATGCAACTTGACTTGCAACAATTTCCACCATTTTCTCACAATGCAATGTTGATATGCGTTCAAGCTTTGGAACATCTTTGGCCACAGAAGAGGGAAACAAGTTCCTCAATTcattacaattatatatatctatagttcgcaactttttaaaattaagaatccCATTTGGATCTGTACTCCATAACTGTTTCAACTTTGGGAGATTTTCAAGAAGAATAGCTTGCAAATTTGTGTCTATCCCTCCAAATTCATCTATCTCTTTATAATCATTGATTTCAAAAATCTCTTCCACCGACAGGCAACTACAAACTGTCAAGTTGTCCAAACATTCAACCCATCCTTTCATGTGACTCGGAAAAATCTTGTTTAGTTTATTGCATTCTTCAATTTTTACGGAAGCGAGATTAGAAAAGGAATCAACACTCACTTTAGTTTGCCATATATTTGTTAATCTATTCATTTTGCTAAGGTGGATTTCCTCTAACATAGGGAAGACACAAACCTGCATTTTTACGAAAACAAACTATTATTACATAtagaaattaaacaaaaatacataagGTAGAATGTGATCGTGTAAAGTTaacatttacttatttaaaccAATACACACCTTGTCAGCACTGTTTTCTTCAGTCTCAAAAATCTTCTCCATAATCCGACACTCACTTATGACAAGGCTTTTCAACTTCTTCAAACTGTTAGCCATAGATAGTGAACATAGATATGTCAATTTATCACAATGTTTCACAACTATTTTTATCAAGTTTTGGCCCCCAAAACATGCCGAGTGTTTGTCGCTCCATATCTTGTGGATGTTGAGTGAGGATATATTCAAGCTCTCTAAGTTTGGAGTTGCAACCTAAAAcatatgtaattaatatatttcaacaattaaacagattatttgaatttataagtATATAATATCATACCAGTTCACCAAAAAGAGGAGTCTTGTCATTTTGCACATCTTCACCGACAATTTCTCTACTACCCCCATTCGTAGTTTGAAGCTCTATTACATGTGATCCATAGGACCCATCCACTATggtataaaaacttgtaaatgATGGTAACGATTGAAGTGTCAAAGACTGCAACTTATGAAACTCAAGTTGACCATAATCCACTGGTATTTGAAGGATTTCCTTTAAAGATCCACATTCACAAACCTCAATTATTTCTACACTGGTAGGAAATTTATCCATAAAAGAATTACATTCCGAAATCTCACATGTTTTTGAACTAGTAAGAACCTTAAGTGCGTAAAAGGAGTGGAGATTCTTCAATCGGTTACACACTTCAACTTTGATGGCTTTTAATTTGGCGAATGACGCAGCTGTAAGAAGACCGTAACATATCACCTCTAAGTTCACTAGATTGTAGAGGCATAGAGATTCCAAATTGGGAAAAATGTCCACACAATTAGACAATGTTGTTGAATTGAGATATTTGATGTTATTGTTATTTACAATGTGCAAGTGTTTTAGATATGGAAATCCATCTACATTCAACTCATTAACGACATTTTGAACACCATCTACATTTCCCAACAACAAACATTGTACTGTTTTAAACAACATTTTAATGCCTTCGTAGGAGTGAATGTCACTGGCATCATTCAGTTGCAATGCCAAAACTCTAAATGTTTCATACTTATCAGGCATCCTAAAGTCTCCAACAGAAAACATTTCCAAGTCTCCAACCACAATCTTGTAATCTTTTAACCTATCAAAGAACAAGTGATCGGGCAAAACTGAAACACAAGGGATGCTTAAGTCCACCACTTTCAACTGATACAAATTCTTTATTTCAGAAAGAAACAAATTTTGACCTTGGTTTGTCTCTCCTTCCCCCAACATTCTAATCACAGACTTTCTTATATACAACTCTTCTAAATGTGTCAAACTTGATAGAAGATGTGGTGGAATATTAGTATCCACTATGAAACAATCACTGATGTCTAAAAGTTGTAACTTATCCAAGCACCCTAACTCAGTAGGCAAAGTTTTTAGTTGAGATCCAGAGAAGCTGagaattcttaattttttcagGTCTCCTATATGTAAGTTGTCATCCAATGTGCATCGCTCCAAACAAAGCATTCTAAGCTTTAATAGACATTTAATGGAAGATGGTAATCTTGATAGACGAAAACCAATCAATATTAAAACTTTGAGATTTTTCATTCCTTCAAAAAAATTCTCGGGTATTATCAAAGATGGATCATTAGTgtctatttgaaaaaatttaagttgAGAACAATTTATCTCTTTAGGAAGCCCGTCAACAATATCACAACTGCATATCGACATAGAAGTGCAACTCTCTAGTTCGGGCCAATCATCTAGTTTGCCATTTCTGAGTGTAAAAACATTTCTATCATTGTTAGCTATGGACAAAGCAGCATCTCGAACCAAGTCATGCATATTGAAATGATTATTAGAACTTCCATCCAACAGTAAGCCTGAATCCTTTAGCTTTTGGATTGACGTTTTAATTCTATCCCGAGCTTCCCAAATTGAGGAGACCCCTTCAAGTATacccaaaccaaaacaataTTTCACTAGGTCCATAATTAGTGGCTGATGGCCCATTTGAGCACAAAGTAAGAAAATGGACTTTATCTCCTCATTTTCTAGATGGTCATAACTCATCTTCACTGAGATATCCATAGATGTTTGCACTTCCACTAATTCTTGTCTTTTAAGTTTTTCTAGTGTAGCTTCCCATACTGGCTCACCCTTGCTTCGTAATGCCCTTGCGACTGTAACTATTGCCATTGGTAACCCTGCACaatattttttcacaatttCCTGTTTAGAGTCTGACATTTCATTACGTATTCCAGCCAACTTTTGAAACAACATCAAAGCATCCTTGTCATCTAATTCCTTTACGCAAAAAGTCGACTTTATATCCATTTTATCACACAATATCTTTTTATCCCGTGAAGTTAGCAAAATTTTGCACCCCTTGTGACTACCAAGGATTTTTTCTTTGTTCAACACTTTGTAAGTGTGATCCttgttatcattattttttgccaacttttggtcactatgatctttattatcattttttttggcCAACTTTTGGTGATTATGATCCTCGAAATTTTGGTGATTATAATCCTCGAACTTTTGGTGATTATGATCCTTGTTATCACTGATTGAGACATCCTCAtaatcatcttcatcatcaaaaAGTGGAATCCCTAATTTGTTCAGGTCCAATTTATCCCAAAGATCATCCAAGATTAAAAGGGTgttcccttttttttctttaacctCCTCCGTAGACAATCAGCTCTCACATTTTCACCTTCCCCTTCCAATCTCAATCCTAACACATAAGCAATTTCCTCCTGGACATTTTGTAGATTGGGATTGGCTGTTATTTCTACTTTAACCACCACATCAAACACCTTCTTGTCTTTAGCTTTTCTTGCAATTTCTTTGATTAAAGTGCTTTTACCCACACCCGCTGGCCCATACAATCCAATTATTCTCACAGTGGAATCCTCAAGTTGTGTCATTACTTTTTCCATTATGGATTTTGTAGAACCAAATTCTACAAAGTCGGAATTAAACAAAGTGGCATCATTAGAAGTTACATCTTCCCTATAGGAAACTTCATCAAAGTTGGGGGACTCATCAATTAGTTTTTTAACATCCACTTCCATTTTCTTTGCTCGTCTTCCTAACCTGTGTCTATTCAACAAGTACGAAAAAACATAACAACTGAGCGACCTAGCTCTTTTGTGGCCATCATCATTCTCAAACACATTCATTAGAGTCTCAATTTCATTCACTTTTCGAACCCATTCAATAACCTTACCTTCAATGCTGTTTAGATTTTTCTGAGTATCATCACATTGATGATTTATCCTCTCTTTTTCAAATCCAAGATCCTTAACACTATTGCTTAGTTCAAGAACATTTTGCTTGTAACAGATGATGTAAGTCACATGTCGAACACCAAGTTTTGATATAAAATCAATCACTGCCTCAACAGGTTTGCTAAAAGGCCCCAAATAATCCATTCTTAAAGCTTGATTATCTTTTACAAGGCTGGGTCACATCTCTTTTCCAACAAAACATAAAGTGAAAACATATCAGTCAATAACTAAATAAGAAAAGAGGATATTGTTTCATCTATAAAAAAGCCATGAGtagatatattaaaatgaaaccAAACAATGatgtgttaaaatttataaaagcatGCTAAATTTAAAAGcatgaatgaaaaatattcaGTTAACATTGTATtagaatgatattttaataaagtatttttgACAATAAAAAGTCTTACAGATTTTAAGAGATTATGTAAGTGATATACTTATATGTTTTCTTAAAAGTCTTTAAAAcgattaatattttatagtttcaATTTTAGAGGGTTTGTGTAGTAAagttaaaagatttaaaagaatTCTATAAATgtataagatttaaaaataacttcatGAATTTAGAAAACTTTCAGAATTTTTATGATGTTATAAAGACTGACATCGTTTGGACAAAATAGAAAATCGAGACaacttttttcattcttttaaaacttttttgttttttacttcgtgctttactatattattttatctattatatatcAGTTTTTACATTTCGCTTAAAGAGTTTGaacaataattttacattatgaCTTTTGTTATcttgaaatatgaaaataaatattttatatcctAGTTCAGTTGGAAGTTTTTCATAATTACACTatttacaaagaaattaatCATGTAGTACACAGGAATTGCTTTTCatgctttaattttttaatcaattatcttTGCTTCTTTTCAATTTGGGcattaatgttttcaaattttaaacaaatgtttacataattacaatttagtttgaATTAGCACTTAATTTAAGTTTGATTAATTTGCTGACTAAAGGAGTGATTATTTAAACACGAAAGCAAATGAAGCCTTTAAATTAAAGACCATATTTGCTTTAGTTAGCTTTCACCTTCACTCTCATTCTAGCCAACATACAACCAAGAGAGGACTCTAAGTTTGAGCGTTGCTGCAACAAGACATAAATCTCAGTTACGTTGTGTTTGTTTCATCAGGTTTATTGTTGAGGAAGATGGAAAAGCATGAATGTTTGCCGTTTATATCGGTTTATGTgtgtgaaaaaatgaagaaagaaaggGGAGGAAAGTGGGAATGTTGTGATGATTGTGAGCTACTCTATGTGGGTAACGATGGAGGAAAGTTGTAGCatattggtttttattttatttttttatgagttGAGATAACCCAATTGCCTCCAATTAATATATGTgttattgttaataaaaaatttaatatagagAAAAGAACAAGGACAACTGAATTTTTACATATTTGTCCTTACTTTTTAGTGAAcataaacaaagaaagaattCTTGCATAACTAAAATGGCAAATAAGTTTATGGTGTTAATGATGTAGGGAAGAAAGACATAATCGATTATGGCTAAAAGCATAATTGCTTAAGCTAAAAAAGACACAGCTCACTATATAGTCATTATTCATTATATGGCCTTTTACAATTACGCCTTacgaaaataataaattaatagttaaaGGTATCAATTAACTCATGTCATGGTCCATGGGTCAATCCAAATTCACTCCTAAATAAGTCCCCTCTTATGAGAACACCAAGTGAgtaggcaaaaaaaaaaatcttagtcCCTCAAGTCCCCTCTTACGATGAGTTAGGGTCAGGGTTAAAGTGGACTTGACTTCACTACATGACTTTAATTAACTCTTAAATACAACACCTGGGTCTAAAGACGAGCTGAGTTGTCTCGACTCGAAGGTCGACCTAAGTCCACTTGAACCGAAGTTCAAACTGATTCAGCTCAAATCGAAGGTCAAATCAAGTTAGTCTGATCCAAAGTTATAGTCGAGTCAGTTTGGGACGAAAGTCTAGACAAGTCGACTAGGCTGAAGGTCGAGATGAGACCATGAGGTCGATGATCGAGACAAACTTGCCTAAGCCAAAGCTCTAGACGATTCATCATACACCAAAATAGAGACAGGTCAAGGATAGACCGACCCAGGTCGAGGATCGAGACGAACCAGCCTTGATAAACGGTCGAGACGGGCCAATAGAGGTTTAAGATTAAGACAAGTTAGCTTGGGTTAAAGGTCAAAATAGGCCAAAAGTGGAACAAATTCGACCAGAAGGTTGAGATGGGCTAGCTCACGCGGAAGGATGAGACCACccatttttgagaaaaattcgAGATAGGCGGGCCAGGATTGAAGGTCAAAATAGACAAACTAATGATGAATGTCGAGACGAGCAAACCCAAGTAAAATGCCTAGATGGACCAACTTTGGGAGAAAGTCAAGACGGGTGTGCTCGAGCACGAAAGTCGATGGCTTGATTATGTTGATTTGAAAATGTTTCTTTGGTTATAAGGAGAAcataattattgattatatttaactataactaattatatttaactcaCGCTGAAGGACGAGACCACccatttttgagaaaaattcaagATAGGCAGGCCAGGATTGAAGGTCTAAATGGGCATACTAATGATGAAGGTCGAGACGAACAAACCCCCGAGTAAAATGCCTAGATGGGTCAACTTTGGGAGAAAGTCAAGACGAGTGTGCTCGAGAAGGAAAGTCGATGGCTCGATTATGTTGATTCGAAAATGTTTCTTTGGTTATAAGGAGAAcataattattgattatatttaaCTATAACTAATTATATTAGTCTTTAAACTTATAACTCTTTTGAAAAGGAAGCTCTCTCTCATTCATTTCAATGATTCCATACTCTGAGAAGAGAGTCTtgttattttctaaaagagatatTCTAAGAGTGTCATAGATTACATCTTATGTGGAAAAGAAGAGCTCAAACTTCATCAAGAAAAGTGATCACGTTATTGTACAATCTATCACATATAAAGCcatatctttctttctttttttgtaatcaGGTATTGTGAATCTTGCACTGATGTATTGGTATGTGTACTATAGGTAATTGAGTATTTTCCTTACCTAGCTTAGAGCTTCTTGAAAGGAGTTTTAAAAAGtgtttttagttttcttctGATTGCATAAATACTCTTGTAATTTAATAAATCAAGTTTTGTAGTGAAAAATCTAACTCAGATTGTCTGGATCAACTAAATGTATATTCTAATCAAGCTATTATAAAAATTCTTGTGAGtttttgagttttattttttgctCATTATCTTGAATTCTTTATTGTTTTCAATGTTCATTCATTATTGCACTAATTTTCCCttatcatcaacaattttaagcaaaattttctttgaattattttaagatcattttttaaccaatttacCCCTTTTGGTTGTGTTTTAACCATTTTGTAATTTACCAACATTATAGAAAGGCAAACCCAAGGTTTGTGGAATTCAAATGAAAATGGAAGGAATAGCAAATGATACATAGGATGGAATTTAAGAATGATTTCACATTAATGGATCTTATTATAATTGtcttagaaaacaaatatttttttattccttgtacatttaatgtaatatatatttttccaaaTTCGTTATAATTTAAGATCAACcaatataaaatatgtgttcaatatttacaaaatatatactattttgacatcaaattttgtataaattaaaatactttttacaacataaaataacatttttctactagtttctCTTTATTGGATTTTTACTTAATATTCAAATAAGCTTAGCTAAACCGATtgaatttgaaacaaaaaaactcatgaacttttttatgataatatattatgatctcttttgttttcaattcaattaataCTATTTCTTTTCAGTAAATCATGGTTAGATGAAGTAATGGTTAGAAAACTCAATCGTGGTCAATATCTAAAgtagaataattaatatttcttgCTAACAAGAATAATGTTTGATttgctaatatatatatttgataattcTAAAGTATAAATCGGATTAAGCAATTCAACTAGAATATAGGACAACTGATCAGTGATCGATTTATTCAAATAAGATAATCAGCTCAAAAAAGATTCAGTAACTGGTAATTTCAGAATCTTACCTTGAGTGTGAGACAAactaagaataagaaaactcttATTCATCACCATCAAGTGCtccattttccatttcttttccacttttgtgttttctttccctttctgAATATTCCCCTCGTTTAGAACTGCTGCTGCTGTGTAAAACTTCAAATTATTGTTCGCTAACttcataatatttgtaaagCCGTGACAGTTAAAAGATCCAAAAATTGTACGAAATTGCCATCTTTGTATGaatcaaatttcttaaaatcttaaaatcttAAATGAAAAACGAGCCAATATACAGATTGATagattgatatttatataagcTACGAAACACACCTCTGATATTGGAATTGAATGACCTTAGGTTCTGATTTGGCTTTCGTTGTCACTGTTCCAAAACCTAACATCTAGCAACACTGCAAGAGAATACGGAGAGCATATGAGAAAGAGGAGGGTATTAACAGAAGTGACCCACACCAACTTTTTCGATTCCTTGCATATGTTTGACGCACTTTTTCTTTGAGAAAGTTTCACCAGTGTGAGTGAGCATTGAGAGGTTTTTCCAGTGTTATACTGAATTTGGGGGAAAGTAATCGCATTTGATCTATTAATGTTTTAGAATATATCCGTTGGTGCATGTTAggatttgattttgaaatacatgaaaaatgcaattaaaaatttagaaaaaaataagagagaaTTGAGAGATAAAGACACATGCTAATAGaataatgaaatagaaaaagaaaaaaaaaagaaaaaggaagaagaaagaaggaaagaaaaagaaaaagtaatgaaTCAAAGTAAAATATTCCTTagtactaa
Coding sequences:
- the LOC114166892 gene encoding LOW QUALITY PROTEIN: putative disease resistance protein At4g19050 (The sequence of the model RefSeq protein was modified relative to this genomic sequence to represent the inferred CDS: inserted 1 base in 1 codon), with product MDYLGPFSKPVEAVIDFISKLGVRHVTYIICYKQNVLELSNSVKDLGFEKERINHQCDDTQKNLNSIEGKVIEWVRKVNEIETLMNVFENDDGHKRARSLSCYVFSYLLNRHRLGRRAKKMEVDVKKLIDESPNFDEVSYREDVTSNDATLFNSDFVEFGSTKSIMEKVMTQLEDSTVRIIGLYGPAGVGKSTLIKEIARKAKDKKVFDVVVKVEITANPNLQNVQEEIAYVLGLRLEGEGENVRADCLRRRLKKKKXNTLLILDDLWDKLDLNKLGIPLFDDEDDYEDVSISDNKDHNHQKFEDYNHQNFEDHNHQKLAKKNDNKDHSDQKLAKNNDNKDHTYKVLNKEKILGSHKGCKILLTSRDKKILCDKMDIKSTFCVKELDDKDALMLFQKLAGIRNEMSDSKQEIVKKYCAGLPMAIVTVARALRSKGEPVWEATLEKLKRQELVEVQTSMDISVKMSYDHLENEEIKSIFLLCAQMGHQPLIMDLVKYCFGLGILEGVSSIWEARDRIKTSIQKLKDSGLLLDGSSNNHFNMHDLVRDAALSIANNDRNVFTLRNGKLDDWPELESCTSMSICSCDIVDGLPKEINCSQLKFFQIDTNDPSLIIPENFFEGMKNLKVLILIGFRLSRLPSSIKCLLKLRMLCLERCTLDDNLHIGDLKKLRILSFSGSQLKTLPTELGCLDKLQLLDISDCFIVDTNIPPHLLSSLTHLEELYIRKSVIRMLGEGETNQGQNLFLSEIKNLYQLKVVDLSIPCVSVLPDHLFFDRLKDYKIVVGDLEMFSVGDFRMPDKYETFRVLALQLNDASDIHSYEGIKMLFKTVQCLLLGNVDGVQNVVNELNVDGFPYLKHLHIVNNNNIKYLNSTTLSNCVDIFPNLESLCLYNLVNLEVICYGLLTAASFAKLKAIKVEVCNRLKNLHSFYALKVLTSSKTCEISECNSFMDKFPTSVEIIEVCECGSLKEILQIPVDYGQLEFHKLQSLTLQSLPSFTSFYTIVDGSYGSHVIELQTTNGGSREIVGEDVQNDKTPLFGELVATPNLESLNISSLNIHKIWSDKHSACFGGQNLIKIVVKHCDKLTYLCSLSMANSLKKLKSLVISECRIMEKIFETEENSADKVCVFPMLEEIHLSKMNRLTNIWQTKVSVDSFSNLASVKIEECNKLNKIFPSHMKGWVECLDNLTVCSCLSVEEIFEINDYKEIDEFGGIDTNLQAILLENLPKLKQLWSTDPNGILNFKKLRTIDIYNCNELRNLFPSSVAKDVPKLERISTLHCEKMVEIVASQVASGVNNDPLVFPELVCVRLQWLPNIKHFYKGKHLIKCPKLKELSIGTRVTLKTFLKETSETTKKEEECVFSAEEVLPNLEYMEIDFDEAQELLPKYQMQRLKELTLMSVESVDLLWQFPYCMSNLEKLKMVYPSFLQEVEPRANFARQERFGITLQLKELVLVHSKIRDLGLGRVPVLRRLELLSLKNCDLLNNLAPPSVSLTYLTYLELKHCSRLRNLMAFSTAQSMVQLKTMKVINCGNVKEIVSNEGSENGKEMKIVFSKLISIELVGLNYMRSFCSSRECEFDFPSLEILIVRECPNMEKFSERRPITPKLKNVFGVEGDEKTRWQWEHNLNATIQKVFNDKVTFRYTEDLLYNYGTEFIIKCKIR